Proteins encoded within one genomic window of Oryza glaberrima chromosome 12, OglaRS2, whole genome shotgun sequence:
- the LOC127756283 gene encoding putative cyclin-dependent kinase F-2: protein MLFFISFFMIVCTTSVRSCTISTQILLSMLHPTCVSLHESPAYQLDELASGGCGVVYRARDRRSGEIVAMKCIRSYRDDCGELVDRSDFDREVAAMEACRGHPYIVQLRAHGRCNDGEAVLVMEFVGPTLRHVLRRERRGRTRRSELEVRVAMRQLLSGAKRMHDAGLMHRDLKPDNVLVDARGNLKICDLGLSQSTAEPPPYSNPIGTRWYGAPEILLGSTDYDELVDAWSLGCIMAELLARKPLFRGSSDREQLGEIVDVLGVNDIKRWRGYKGQRLLGGCGPDSFLRGFFPSPADARMLRRPPLSEAGFEVLSGLLTCNPEKRMTVAQALRHRWFKEADSASLRHRR from the exons atgctcttcttcatctccttcttcatGATTGTCTGCACCACTTCCGTCCGCAGCTGCACCATCAGTACCCagatcttgctctccatgcttcacccaacatgtgtaTCTCTTCATGAATCCCCGGCGTATCAA CTCGACGAGCTCGCCTCAGGAGGCTGCGGCGTCGTCTACCGCGCACGCGACCGCCGCTCCGGCGAGATCGTCGCCATGAAGTGCATCCGCTCGTACCGAGATGACTGCGGGGAGCTCGTCGACCGCTCCGACTTCGACCGCGAGGTCGCCGCCATGGAGGCGTGCAGGGGCCACCCCTACATCGTGCAGCTGCGCGCGCACGGCCGATGCAACGACGGCGAGGCCGTCCTCGTCATGGAGTTCGTGGGGCCTACGCTTCGTCACGTCCTGAGGCGCGAGCGCCGCGGGAGGACGCGGCGGTCGGAGCTCGAGGTCCGCGTCGCCATGCGGCAGCTGCTCTCCGGCGCCAAGAGGATGCACGACGCCGGCCTCATGCACCGGGACCTCAAGCCGGACAACGTCCTCGTCGACGCGCGCGGCAACCTCAAGATCTGCGACCTCGGCCTGTCGCAGAgcaccgccgagccgccgccctaCTCCAACCCGATCGGCACGCGGTGGTACGGCGCGCCGGAGATCCTCCTCGGGTCGACGGACTACGACGAGCTCGTCGACGCGTGGTCGCTCGGCTGCATCATGGCGGAGCTCCTCGCCCGGAAGCCGCTGTTCCGCGGGAGCTCGGACAGGGAGCAGCTCGGCGAGATCGTCGACGTTCTCGGCGTGAACGACATCAAGCGGTGGCGAGGCTACAAGGGGCAGCGGCTGCTGGGAGGATGCGGGCCGGACAGCTTTCTTCGTGGCTTCTTCCCATCTCCGGCCGACGCCAGGATGCTCCGCCGGCCACCATTGTCGGAGGCTGGGTTCGAGGTGTTGAGTGGACTTCTGACGTGCAACCCGGAGAAGAGGATGACGGTGGCGCAAGCACTCCGGCACCGGTGGTTCAAGGAGGCCGACAGTGCCAGCCTGAGACATCGCCGGTAG